A window of the Hordeum vulgare subsp. vulgare chromosome 5H, MorexV3_pseudomolecules_assembly, whole genome shotgun sequence genome harbors these coding sequences:
- the LOC123398516 gene encoding receptor-like protein EIX1: MLPQLPSACTSSMMHHITFLCFTSLIIIGITSSSQTVHALALQPRHGHGRGCIPAERAALLSFHKGITNDGAHVLASWHGPDCCRWRGVSCSNRTGHVIKLHLRKTSPNLHIGGSCGDANSLVGEISPSLLSLKHLEHLDLSMNCLLGPSSHIPRFLGSMENLRYLNLSGMPFTGRVPSQLGNLSKLQHLDLGQDDYSEMYSMDITWLTKLPLLQYLSLSGINLSRIAVWPRTLNTIPSLRVIHLSDCSLDTASQSLPHLNLTKLEKLDLSYNNLDRSIASSWFWKVTSLKYLSLRQNRLLGKFPDALGNMTSLKVLDLSDNNLNKTGNLKNLCHLEILDLSDNSMNGDIVVLMEGLQCAREKLQELHFNGNKFIGTLPNVVGEFSSLRILDMSNNNLFGLIPLGLCNLVRLTYLDLSMNQLNGNVPTEIGALTALTYLVIFSNNLTGSIPAELGKLKHLTILSLKDNKITGPIPPEVMHSTSLTTLDLSSNHLNGTVPNELGYLKNMIGLDLSNNNLSGVITEEHFANLKSLYSIDLSSNSLRIVVDSDWHSPFISLQTAIFASCQMGPLFPVWLRQLRGITHLDISSTGLEDKFPGWFWYTFSQATYLNMSSNQISGSLPAHLDGMALQELYLSSNRLTGSIPSLLTNITVLDISKNNFSGVIPSDFKAPWLQILVIYSNRIGGYIPESLCKLQQLVYLDLSNNFLEGEFPLCFPIQETEFLLLSNNSLSGKLPTSLQNNTSIKFLDLSWNKLSGRLPSWIGNLGNLRFVLLSHNTFSGNIPITITSLRNLQYLDLSCNNFSGAIPGHLSNLTLMKIVQEEFMPTYDVRDGEDNSLEVGFGHLGEILSVVTKGQQLVYGWTLVYFVSIDLSGNSLTGEIPTDITSLHALMNLNLSSNKLSGEIPNMIGAMQSLVSLDLSENKLSGEIPSSLSSLTSLSALNLSYNNLSGRIPSGRQLDTLNSDNPSLMYIGNSELCGLPVQKNCPGNDSFIIHGDLGSSKQEFEPLSFYFGLVLGFVAGLWMVFCALLFKRRWRIAYFRLLDKAYDQVYVFVVVKWARFARNTGAE, from the coding sequence ATGCTTCCTCAGCTACCCAGCGCTTGTACTTCCAGCATGATGCATCACATAACCTTTCTCTGTTTCACCAGCCTCATCATCATAGGCATCACTTCCTCTTCACAAACGGTTCATGCACTAGCGCTACAACCCCGGCATGGCCATGGCAGAGGCTGCATCCCAGCCGAGAGGGCCGCTTTGCTCTCCTTCCACAAGGGCATCACAAATGACGGAGCTCATGTCCTTGCCTCATGGCATGGACCGGATTGCTGCCGGTGGAGGGGCGTCAGCTGCAGCAACCGAACGGGCCATGTCATCAAGCTTCACCTTCGCAAAACAAGTCCGAACCTTCACATCGGTGGTTCGTGCGGTGATGCTAATTCATTGGTCGGCGAGATAAGTCCCTCTCTGCTTTCCTTGAAGCATCTAGAGCACCTGGATCTTAGCATGAACTGTTTGCTAGGGCCAAGTAGTCATATTCCTCGGTTCTTGGGATCCATGGAGAACTTGAGATATCTAAATCTCTCTGGCATGCCATTTACCGGCAGAGTTCCTTCTCAGCTTGGCAACCTGTCTAAGTTGCAGCATCTTGACCTTGGTCAGGATGATTATTCTGAAATGTACTCAATGGACATCACCTGGTTAACAAAGTTACCATTGCTGCAGTACCTTAGCTTGAGTGGAATAAATCTCTCAAGGATAGCTGTCTGGCCTCGTACATTGAACACGATCCCATCTCTAAGGGTTATCCATCTTTCTGATTGTTCACTTGATACTGCAAGTCAATCGCTTCCCCACCTTAACCTCACGAAGCTTGAGAAGCTTGATCTTTCTTATAATAATTTGGACCGCTCAATTGCATCAAGTTGGTTTTGGAAAGTGACGAGCCTCAAATATCTCAGTCTTCGTCAGAATCGTTTACTTGGAAAGTTTCCAGACGCGCTAGGAAATATGACGTCACTCAAGGTACTTGATTTGTCTGACAACAATCTGAATAAGACTGGAAATCTTAAAAATCTTTGTCATTTGGAAATACTCGACCTCTCAGATAATTCTATGAATGGAGATATAGTGGTGTTGATGGAAGGGTTGCAATGCGCACGGGAAAAATTGCAAGAGCTGCATTTCAATGGAAACAAATTCATTGGGACCCTGCCAAATGTTGTAGGGGAATTCAGCAGCTTGAGGATACTTGACATGTCCAACAACAACCTTTTTGGACTTATACCACTAGGACTTTGTAATTTGGTGCGTTTAACTTACCTTGATCTCAGCATGAATCAGCTCAACGGGAATGTACCAACTGAAATTGGTGCTCTTACTGCTCTAACTTATTTGGTCATATTTAGCAACAACTTGACCGGAAGTATACCAGCCGAGCTTGGAAAACTGAAGCATTTGACTATCCTTTCTCTCAAAGACAACAAAATTACTGGACCTATACCACCAGAAGTTATGCACTCAACTAGCTTAACCACCCTAGACCTCTCCAGTAATCACCTCAATGGAACTGTACCCAATGAATTAGGCTACCTGAAGAATATGATTGGACTGGACCTAAGCAACAACAACCTTAGTGGTGTGATCACCGAAGAACACTTTGCAAACCTAAAAAGTTTATATAGCATAGACTTGTCTTCCAATAGTTTAAGGATTGTTGTGGATTCAGATTGGCATTCTCCCTTTATTAGCCTACAGACTGCAATATTTGCATCTTGCCAAATGGGTCCTCTCTTTCCAGTTTGGCTTCGGCAGCTACGGGGAATCACTCATCTTGACATCTCAAGCACTGGTTTAGAGGACAAGTTTCCTGGTTGGTTTTGGTATACATTTTCACAGGCAACATATCTCAATATGTCTAGCAACCAAATAAGTGGCAGTTTGCCAGCACACCTGGATGGCATGGCTTTGCAGGAACTCTACCTAAGTTCAAACCGGCTCACTGGGTCAATACCTTCGTTGCTGACAAATATCACTGTTTTAGATATCTCCAAGAATAACTTTTCAGGAGTAATACCATCAGATTTTAAAGCACCCTGGCTTCAAATATTGGTTATCTATTCAAACAGAATTGGTGGGTACATTCCAGAATCTCTTTGCAAATTGCAACAGCTAGTTTATCTGGATTTGTCAAACAATTTTTTGGAGGGTGAATTTCCTCTTTGTTTTCCCATTCAAGAAACAGAATTTCTACTGCTCAGTAACAACAGTTTATCAGGAAAATTGCCAACGTCTCTGCAGAATAACACATCTATTAAGTTCTTGGACCTTTCATGGAACAAGTTGTCTGGAAGACTGCCTTCATGGATAGGAAATCTGGGGAACTTGCGTTTTGTACTACTCAGCCACAATACATTTTCTGGTAATATTCCAATTACTATAACAAGCCTTAGGAATCTTCAGTACTTGGATCTATCATGCAACAATTTCTCTGGTGCAATACCTGGGCATCTATCAAACCTAACACTTATGAAAATAGTACAAGAGGAATTCATGCCTACTTATGATGTACGTGATGGGGAAGACAATTCCCTCGAGGTGGGGTTTGGTCACCTCGGAGAAATATTATCAGTAGTAACAAAAGGACAGCAACTTGTATATGGTTGGACACTTGTATATTTTGTGAGCATTGATTTATCAGGTAATTCCTTGACTGGCGAAATCCCTACAGACATCACTTCCCTTCATGCattgatgaatttgaatttatcaTCGAACAAATTGAGTGGAGAAATTCCAAACATGATTGGGGCCATGCAGTCACTAGTATCTCTTGACCTCTCTGAGAACAAGCTCTCCGGTGAAATTCCGTCAAGCTTGTCAAGCCTGACATCTTTGTCTGCCTTGAACCTGTCCTACAACAATTTATCTGGAAGGATACCCTCTGGTCGCCAACTCGACACCCTCAATTCGGACAACCCTTCACTTATGTACATCGGCAACAGTGAACTCTGTGGGCTTCCTGTCCAAAAGAATTGTCCAGGAAATGATTCTTTCATCATCCATGGTGATCTTGGAAGCAGCAAGCAAGAATTTGAGCCACTGTCCTTTTATTTCGGTCTTGTGTTGGGATTTGTGGCGGGGCTCTGGATGGTGTTTTGTGCCCTGTTGTTCAAGAGGAGATGGAGAATTGCTTACTTTCGGCTCTTAGACAAGGCGTACGATCAAGTCTATGTATTTGTAGTTGTGAAGTGGGCAAGGTTCGCAAGGAACACAGGTGCAGAATAA